The following are from one region of the Actinoplanes sp. L3-i22 genome:
- a CDS encoding NAD-dependent deacylase: MALNDAAKLLAQARHVVVFTGAGISAESGVPTFRDALTGLWSRFDAQALATPQAFQEDPDLVWGWYEWRRQLVQRVRPNQGHLAVARLATHVPQLTVITQNVDDLHERAGSESPVHLHGSLFSPRCATCSRPAPLPAGDEQPEEGRRVPPPHCAHCAGLIRPGVVWFGEQLPEAALESAARAASECDVLLTIGTSGLVYPAAELPRLAARSGAAVIQVNPQPTPLDPIARVNLVGPAAEILPGLVSAAWS; the protein is encoded by the coding sequence ATGGCCCTGAACGACGCCGCGAAACTGCTGGCCCAGGCCCGCCACGTGGTGGTCTTCACCGGCGCCGGGATCTCGGCGGAGAGCGGCGTCCCCACCTTCCGGGACGCGCTGACCGGCCTGTGGTCCCGTTTCGACGCGCAGGCGCTGGCCACGCCACAGGCCTTCCAGGAGGACCCGGACCTGGTCTGGGGGTGGTACGAGTGGCGCCGCCAGTTGGTTCAGCGGGTCCGCCCGAACCAGGGCCACCTCGCCGTCGCCCGCCTCGCCACCCACGTCCCGCAGCTGACCGTGATCACCCAGAACGTCGACGACCTGCACGAACGCGCCGGCTCGGAGTCCCCGGTCCACCTGCACGGCAGCCTCTTCAGCCCGCGCTGCGCGACCTGCTCCCGGCCCGCGCCGCTCCCGGCCGGCGACGAGCAGCCCGAGGAGGGCCGCCGGGTCCCGCCGCCGCACTGCGCGCACTGTGCCGGTCTGATCCGGCCGGGGGTCGTCTGGTTCGGCGAGCAGCTTCCCGAGGCGGCGCTGGAGTCGGCCGCCCGGGCCGCCTCGGAGTGCGACGTGCTGTTGACGATCGGCACGTCGGGCCTGGTCTACCCGGCGGCGGAGCTGCCCCGGCTGGCGGCCCGCTCGGGCGCCGCGGTGATCCAGGTCAACCCGCAGCCCACCCCGCTGGACCCGATCGCCAGGGTGAACCTGGTCGGCCCCGCCGCGGAGATCCTGCCCGGCCTGGTCTCTGCCGCCTGGAGCTGA
- a CDS encoding ATP-binding protein, with product MTLERPARMFDRDREWKALSAFIDDPRPGATLGVVSGRRRQGKTFLLRSLCEAAGGFYFPADEGIDRESLNKLGALLGQFTGAPGPIAFEGWHQAVDALLGLSHDRRIPVVIDEFPYLVRANPSLPSIIQNALAPLRPERDNSRVGLLLCGSAMSFMGRLLSGNAPLRGRAGLELMVPTLDHRLAAEFWGVDDPVTALMTHAVVGGTPAYRSDFARDDKPAGPDDFDAWVIRTVLSPASPLFREARYLLADEPDLHDSSLYHSVLAAIASGNAQRGAIASYMGRKTGDLAHPLTVLEDCGLIVREPDVFKDNRTTFRIAEPLVTFYHAVMRPIWSDLEFTDDTARLWRRSRARFVSGVLGPHFEQVCRFWTRHMAPPELFGDYPNVAGAGTVNDPTNRTSHEVDVVVFGLDDDNRRPLLAIGEVKWGETMGLGHVERLRRIRALLVAQKRLGAETARLACYSGTGFAPELVEAAAREPEIVLVGLTDLYRAGPT from the coding sequence ATGACGCTCGAACGACCAGCCCGGATGTTCGACCGGGACCGGGAGTGGAAAGCCCTCAGCGCCTTCATCGACGATCCCCGCCCCGGGGCCACGCTGGGCGTGGTCTCGGGGCGCCGGCGCCAGGGCAAGACCTTCCTGCTCCGGTCGCTCTGTGAGGCCGCTGGCGGGTTCTACTTCCCCGCCGACGAGGGCATCGACCGGGAGTCCCTCAACAAGCTCGGCGCGCTTCTCGGGCAGTTCACCGGCGCGCCCGGGCCCATCGCCTTCGAGGGCTGGCATCAGGCTGTCGACGCGCTTCTCGGGCTCAGCCATGACCGGCGCATCCCGGTCGTCATCGACGAGTTCCCCTACCTCGTGCGCGCCAACCCCAGCCTGCCCTCGATCATCCAGAACGCGCTCGCCCCGCTGCGCCCGGAGCGCGACAACAGCCGGGTCGGCCTCCTGCTCTGCGGTTCCGCGATGTCCTTCATGGGCCGCCTGCTCAGCGGCAACGCTCCGCTGCGCGGACGAGCCGGTCTCGAACTGATGGTGCCCACGCTCGACCATCGACTCGCCGCCGAGTTCTGGGGCGTCGACGATCCGGTCACGGCCCTGATGACCCACGCCGTGGTCGGTGGAACGCCGGCCTACCGGAGCGACTTCGCCCGCGACGACAAGCCGGCCGGGCCGGACGACTTCGACGCGTGGGTGATCCGGACCGTGCTGAGCCCGGCCAGCCCGCTGTTCCGCGAGGCGCGCTATCTCCTCGCGGACGAGCCGGACCTGCACGACAGCTCGCTCTACCACTCCGTGCTCGCCGCGATCGCCTCCGGCAACGCGCAGCGGGGTGCGATCGCCTCCTACATGGGACGCAAAACGGGCGACCTGGCCCACCCGCTGACCGTGCTGGAGGACTGCGGCCTGATCGTCCGGGAGCCGGACGTCTTCAAGGACAACCGGACCACCTTCCGGATCGCCGAGCCGCTGGTCACCTTCTACCACGCGGTGATGCGGCCGATCTGGTCCGACCTGGAGTTCACCGACGACACGGCCCGGTTGTGGCGACGCAGCCGCGCGCGTTTCGTCAGTGGTGTGCTCGGGCCGCACTTCGAGCAGGTCTGCCGCTTCTGGACCCGGCACATGGCGCCACCCGAGCTGTTCGGCGACTATCCGAACGTGGCCGGCGCCGGCACCGTCAACGATCCGACCAACCGGACCTCGCACGAGGTGGACGTCGTGGTGTTCGGGCTCGACGACGACAACCGGCGGCCGCTGCTGGCGATCGGCGAGGTCAAGTGGGGCGAGACGATGGGCCTCGGCCACGTCGAGCGGCTGCGCCGGATCCGGGCCCTGCTGGTGGCCCAGAAACGGCTCGGCGCGGAGACCGCCCGGCTCGCCTGCTACAGCGGCACCGGCTTCGCCCCCGAGCTGGTCGAGGCGGCCGCCCGCGAACCGGAGATCGTGCTGGTCGGGCTCACGGACCTGTACCGGGCCGGGCCTACCTGA
- a CDS encoding DUF4832 domain-containing protein encodes MRILPAVAAAAVLLVPGTACAATPKTIKTTTRTYAVSSDDFANPGRGFFSWTETHLRADGSGWVPLDAGELATARTSQSRSVVYRIVYLEKYRDLDAISGADLALIAADFAAARQAGVKLVLRFAYSADDDRDAPVARVVRQIGQLSPILTTNADLITAVQAGFVGRWGEWYYTTNFTTSDWSDRGQVITALLAATPALIQVRTPEIRKRLVPAASAARVGIHDDCFLAGTDDYGTFPAATDFAWMAAQSPSMLVGGETCDPSARSGWASAATELAAYHWTYLNPSFNTDVLDSWGAAGRAEASRRLGYRLRLVSATLPASVTPGGPVTVRLTITNEGYAAPAQNRPVRLVLSGPATQAVPVAADVRTWSPSRPVTLTATFTAPRKAGAYPIALSLPDPSARLASTPAYAIRLANPGTWNASTGTNALGVTLTVR; translated from the coding sequence ATGCGCATTCTTCCGGCCGTGGCGGCGGCCGCCGTTCTCCTGGTGCCCGGCACCGCTTGCGCGGCAACCCCGAAAACCATCAAGACCACGACTCGGACGTACGCCGTGTCGAGTGACGATTTCGCGAATCCGGGGCGCGGCTTCTTCTCCTGGACGGAGACGCACCTGCGGGCGGACGGCAGCGGGTGGGTGCCGCTCGACGCCGGTGAGCTGGCCACCGCCCGTACGTCGCAATCGCGAAGCGTCGTTTATCGCATCGTCTACCTGGAGAAATACCGCGACCTGGACGCCATTTCCGGCGCCGATCTGGCATTGATCGCGGCGGATTTCGCCGCGGCCCGCCAGGCGGGCGTGAAACTGGTCCTCCGGTTCGCCTACAGCGCCGACGACGACCGGGACGCCCCGGTCGCCCGGGTGGTCCGGCAGATCGGGCAGCTTAGTCCGATTCTGACCACGAACGCCGACCTGATCACCGCGGTCCAGGCGGGCTTCGTCGGGCGGTGGGGCGAGTGGTACTACACCACGAACTTCACCACATCGGACTGGTCGGACCGCGGTCAGGTGATCACCGCGCTGCTCGCCGCGACGCCGGCGCTGATCCAGGTGCGCACGCCGGAGATCCGGAAGCGGCTGGTCCCGGCGGCGTCGGCGGCCCGCGTCGGGATCCACGACGACTGCTTCCTGGCCGGCACCGACGACTACGGCACGTTCCCGGCCGCCACGGACTTCGCCTGGATGGCCGCGCAGAGCCCGTCGATGCTGGTCGGCGGCGAGACCTGCGACCCGTCGGCGCGCTCCGGCTGGGCGTCGGCGGCCACCGAACTGGCGGCGTACCACTGGACGTACCTCAACCCGTCCTTCAACACCGACGTGCTGGACTCGTGGGGCGCGGCCGGTCGCGCCGAGGCGTCGCGGCGGCTCGGCTACCGCCTTCGCCTGGTCTCGGCGACGCTGCCGGCCTCGGTCACGCCGGGCGGTCCGGTCACGGTCCGCCTGACGATCACCAACGAGGGGTACGCGGCCCCGGCCCAGAACCGCCCGGTACGTCTCGTGCTGTCCGGCCCGGCGACCCAGGCCGTGCCGGTCGCCGCCGACGTCCGCACGTGGTCACCGTCGCGGCCGGTCACGCTGACGGCGACGTTCACCGCCCCGCGCAAGGCGGGCGCCTACCCGATCGCGCTGTCCCTGCCGGACCCGTCGGCCCGGCTGGCGTCGACGCCGGCCTACGCCATCCGGCTGGCCAACCCGGGCACCTGGAACGCGTCGACCGGGACCAACGCGCTCGGCGTGACCCTGACCGTCAGGTAG
- a CDS encoding long-chain fatty acid--CoA ligase has translation MHNAGLGCWPARRAAMSPGRVALIFGERRVTYAELHDRIARLAAALRDSGVRRGDRVAYLGPNHPAFVETMFAAWTLGAIFVPLNFRLTAAELEYQLQHSGASVLIHAPGMPAVSAPVTYSRDEIPEKEPIYPDESVGLDDVAAILYTSGTTGHPKGAMLTHGNLIWNCYNLLVCVDVASDEVTLVSAPLFHVAALDQCLLPTFLKGGTSVIMPSWDVDGCFDLIERHRVTWMFGVATMFAGLSQSPRWAGADLGSVRSLMTGGASVPEALIHRYQERGLLFCQGYGMTETAPGATFLEARESREHVGSAGLPVFFADVRCVRPDLTDTDPGEPGEVLVRGPNVTPGYWNDPPATAAAFADGAWFRSGDVAVVDGSGHFRIVDRTKDMYISGGENVYPAEVEAAIFEHPGVAEVAVVGVPDPRWGEVGRAFVVPRQGSALEPGDVPAFLRDRLAKYKIPVYVDVVGDLPKTGSNKVRKGPLRNLPLPG, from the coding sequence ATGCACAACGCGGGGCTGGGCTGCTGGCCGGCGCGCCGGGCGGCGATGTCGCCCGGGCGCGTCGCGCTGATCTTCGGCGAGCGGCGGGTGACGTACGCCGAGCTGCACGACCGGATCGCCCGGCTCGCCGCCGCACTCCGGGACTCCGGGGTGCGGCGGGGCGACCGGGTCGCCTATCTCGGGCCGAATCATCCGGCCTTCGTGGAGACGATGTTCGCCGCCTGGACGCTGGGGGCGATCTTCGTGCCGCTGAATTTCCGGCTGACCGCCGCGGAGCTGGAGTATCAGCTCCAGCACAGCGGGGCGTCGGTGCTGATCCACGCGCCGGGCATGCCGGCGGTCAGCGCGCCGGTGACCTACTCGCGCGATGAAATTCCGGAGAAAGAGCCAATTTATCCGGATGAATCGGTCGGGCTGGACGACGTCGCCGCGATCCTCTACACCTCGGGGACGACCGGGCACCCCAAGGGCGCCATGCTCACCCACGGCAACCTGATCTGGAACTGCTACAACCTGCTCGTCTGCGTCGACGTGGCCAGCGACGAGGTGACCCTGGTCAGCGCCCCGCTCTTCCACGTCGCGGCGCTCGACCAGTGCCTGCTGCCGACGTTCCTCAAGGGCGGCACCTCGGTGATCATGCCGAGCTGGGACGTGGACGGCTGCTTCGACCTGATCGAGCGGCACCGCGTCACCTGGATGTTCGGCGTCGCCACGATGTTCGCCGGGCTCAGCCAGTCACCGCGCTGGGCCGGCGCGGATCTCGGCTCGGTGCGCAGCCTGATGACCGGCGGCGCGTCCGTGCCGGAGGCGCTGATCCACCGATACCAGGAGCGTGGCCTGCTGTTCTGCCAGGGCTACGGGATGACCGAGACGGCGCCCGGCGCGACCTTCCTGGAGGCGCGGGAGAGTCGCGAGCACGTCGGCTCGGCGGGGCTGCCGGTGTTCTTCGCGGACGTGCGGTGCGTCCGGCCGGACCTGACCGACACTGATCCGGGTGAGCCCGGTGAGGTGCTGGTCCGCGGGCCGAACGTGACGCCCGGCTACTGGAATGACCCGCCGGCCACCGCGGCGGCATTCGCGGACGGCGCCTGGTTCCGGTCCGGGGATGTGGCGGTCGTCGATGGGTCCGGCCATTTCCGGATCGTCGACCGGACCAAGGACATGTACATCTCCGGCGGCGAGAACGTGTATCCGGCGGAGGTCGAGGCCGCCATCTTCGAACACCCCGGGGTGGCCGAGGTGGCCGTCGTCGGCGTGCCGGACCCCAGGTGGGGCGAGGTCGGGCGGGCCTTCGTGGTGCCCCGGCAGGGTTCCGCGCTGGAACCCGGGGACGTGCCGGCCTTCCTGCGGGACCGGCTCGCGAAATACAAGATCCCGGTCTACGTGGACGTCGTCGGCGACCTGCCGAAGACCGGTTCGAACAAGGTCCGGAAAGGGCCGCTGCGGAATCTGCCGCTGCCCGGATAG
- a CDS encoding MaoC family dehydratase, whose protein sequence is MTTVVNGLDELKALAGKDLGASEWLEITQERVNTFADATGDHQWIHVDPERAKGGPFGGPIAHGYLTLSLVIPLFGDLLKVEGVKMGVNYGLEKVRFPHPVRVGSKIRLAATVVSVDDVPGGTQSTFDFTVQIDGVDKPACVARTVYRQYA, encoded by the coding sequence AACGGGCTCGACGAGCTCAAGGCCCTCGCGGGCAAGGACCTCGGTGCCAGCGAGTGGCTGGAGATCACCCAGGAGCGGGTGAACACGTTCGCCGACGCGACCGGCGACCACCAGTGGATCCACGTGGACCCCGAGCGCGCCAAGGGCGGCCCGTTCGGCGGCCCGATCGCGCACGGCTACCTGACGTTGTCGCTGGTCATCCCGCTCTTCGGGGATCTCCTCAAGGTCGAGGGCGTCAAGATGGGGGTGAACTACGGGCTGGAGAAGGTCCGGTTCCCGCACCCGGTCCGGGTCGGCTCGAAGATCCGGCTGGCGGCGACCGTGGTCAGCGTCGACGACGTGCCCGGCGGCACGCAGAGCACGTTCGACTTCACCGTGCAGATCGACGGCGTCGACAAGCCGGCCTGCGTCGCCCGCACCGTCTACCGCCAGTACGCCTGA